In the Klebsiella aerogenes KCTC 2190 genome, one interval contains:
- the cueR gene encoding Cu(I)-responsive transcriptional regulator encodes MNISDVAKKTGLTSKAIRFYEEKGLVTAPLRSDNGYRTYTQKHLDELTLLRQARQVGFNLEECRELVTLFNDPSRHSADVKKRTLEKVADIENHIRELQNMRAHLLALADACPGDESADCPIIDNLSGCCHRKAQA; translated from the coding sequence ATGAATATTAGCGATGTGGCGAAAAAAACCGGTTTAACCAGCAAAGCGATTCGTTTTTACGAAGAGAAAGGGCTGGTGACGGCGCCGCTGCGCAGCGATAACGGCTACCGTACCTACACTCAGAAGCACCTTGATGAACTGACGCTGCTGCGTCAGGCGCGGCAGGTGGGATTTAACCTGGAAGAGTGCCGCGAGCTGGTGACGTTATTCAACGATCCGTCGCGGCACAGCGCCGATGTGAAAAAACGAACGCTGGAGAAAGTCGCGGATATTGAGAACCATATCCGCGAGTTGCAAAACATGCGTGCGCATTTGCTGGCGCTGGCGGACGCCTGCCCCGGCGATGAGAGCGCGGATTGCCCGATAATTGATAACCTCTCCGGCTGTTGTCACCGCAAAGCGCAGGCTTAG